One part of the Pannonibacter sp. XCT-53 genome encodes these proteins:
- a CDS encoding GNAT family N-acetyltransferase, with the protein MTDPVRPTLTARWRAFDALTVHELHAILKLRGDVFVVEQACAFVEIDGLDPKAEHLSLVTEDGVLAGYLRFFAPGVLGEAEVRLGRIVVAPAFRGLRLGDRLMREGLQRAADRHPARPVVLSAQAHLERFYASHGFCPYGETYLEDGIPHVHMRRDAGPA; encoded by the coding sequence ATGACCGACCCTGTCCGCCCGACGCTGACGGCCCGCTGGCGCGCCTTCGACGCGCTGACGGTGCACGAGCTGCATGCCATCCTGAAGCTGCGCGGCGATGTCTTCGTGGTCGAGCAGGCCTGCGCCTTCGTCGAGATCGACGGTCTGGATCCGAAGGCGGAGCACCTGTCGCTGGTCACCGAGGACGGGGTGCTGGCGGGCTACCTCAGGTTCTTTGCCCCCGGCGTGCTCGGGGAGGCGGAGGTGCGGCTCGGGCGCATCGTGGTGGCCCCTGCCTTCCGGGGCCTGCGTCTGGGCGACCGGCTGATGCGCGAGGGACTGCAGCGGGCGGCCGACCGGCATCCCGCACGACCCGTGGTGCTGTCCGCACAGGCGCATCTGGAGCGCTTCTATGCCTCGCATGGCTTCTGTCCCTACGGCGAGACCTATCTGGAGGACGGCATCCCCCACGTCCACATGCGCCGGGACGCCGGTCCGGCGTGA
- the hflK gene encoding FtsH protease activity modulator HflK, with protein MPWSNQSGGGGGWKGGGNAGGPWGGGSGGGGGGNGGPWGNGPNRGGGNTPPDLEELLKRTQDRMKTVLPGGGGNLGAKGIALAGVVLAGVWLATGLYSVAPDQVGVELVLGEVTDQTQPGLNYNWPYPVGQVFTPAVLQVREMTVGMEETVMGGTVRSRDVPEESLMLTGDENIVDADFKVQWRIRNTRDGVADYLFNIQNPEGTVRAVAESAMREVVGGSNIDAILTENRAPIQIAVQELMQKTLNDYRAGIDIINVQMQKVDPPQQVIDAFRDVQAARADQERIQNEAQTYANRIVPEARGEAARVMEAATAYRDQTIAEATGQAQRFSKIYDEYRKAPDVTRERLYLETLERVLSANSKIIIDQKQNSEGVVPFLPLNEMLNRTPAQAQPGTPAVRNGAGGQ; from the coding sequence ATGCCTTGGAGCAACCAGAGTGGTGGGGGCGGCGGCTGGAAGGGCGGCGGCAATGCCGGCGGTCCCTGGGGCGGCGGCAGTGGCGGCGGTGGCGGCGGTAACGGCGGCCCCTGGGGCAATGGCCCGAACCGCGGTGGCGGCAACACGCCGCCGGATCTGGAGGAACTGCTCAAGCGCACCCAGGACCGGATGAAGACCGTCCTGCCGGGCGGTGGCGGCAATCTCGGGGCCAAGGGCATCGCCCTTGCCGGCGTGGTGCTGGCTGGCGTGTGGCTGGCGACCGGTCTTTATTCCGTGGCGCCCGATCAGGTCGGTGTCGAGCTGGTGCTCGGCGAAGTGACCGACCAGACCCAGCCGGGCCTGAACTACAACTGGCCTTATCCTGTCGGCCAGGTGTTCACGCCGGCGGTGCTCCAGGTCCGCGAAATGACCGTCGGCATGGAGGAAACCGTCATGGGCGGCACCGTGCGGTCGCGCGACGTGCCGGAGGAAAGCCTCATGCTGACCGGCGACGAGAACATCGTCGACGCGGACTTCAAGGTGCAGTGGCGCATCCGCAACACGCGTGACGGCGTCGCCGACTACCTGTTCAACATCCAGAATCCGGAAGGGACCGTCCGGGCGGTTGCCGAGAGCGCGATGCGCGAAGTCGTCGGCGGCTCCAACATCGACGCCATCCTGACCGAGAACCGTGCGCCGATCCAGATCGCCGTGCAGGAGCTGATGCAGAAGACGCTGAACGACTATCGCGCCGGCATCGACATCATCAACGTGCAGATGCAGAAGGTCGATCCGCCGCAGCAGGTCATCGACGCCTTCCGCGACGTGCAGGCCGCGCGGGCCGACCAGGAGCGCATCCAGAACGAGGCCCAGACCTACGCCAACAGGATCGTGCCGGAAGCCCGCGGTGAGGCCGCGCGCGTCATGGAAGCGGCCACCGCCTACCGTGACCAGACCATCGCCGAGGCGACCGGTCAGGCGCAGCGTTTCTCCAAGATCTATGACGAGTACCGCAAGGCGCCGGACGTCACGCGCGAGCGTCTCTACCTCGAGACGCTGGAACGGGTGCTGAGCGCCAACTCGAAGATCATCATCGACCAGAAGCAGAACTCGGAAGGCGTCGTGCCTTTCCTGCCGCTGAATGAAATGTTGAACCGCACTCCGGCCCAGGCCCAGCCGGGCACTCCGGCGGTCCGCAACGGTGCAGGTGGACAGTGA
- the hflC gene encoding protease modulator HflC — MKNGLFGLLGVVVALAAVVVYLAVYIVSPTQQALVLQFGKVISATQQPGLHFKLPLVQNVIYIDKRILDLNMPPLEAIASDKKRLMVDAFARYRISDPVLFFQRVNNVNAANQRLSTLLQSSLRSELGKATFTAVVRDNRTGIMESIRRDVSASAAELGLEVVDVKIRRADLPEANSQAVFQRMQTERQREATEIRAQGEEQARRIRSRADRDATVLIAEARRDAEIIRGDGDAERNRIFAEAFSVDPDFFAFYRSMQAYEAGLRSGETSLVLSPDSSFFRYFNDPAGAGRPAAAAAQ, encoded by the coding sequence ATGAAGAACGGTCTCTTTGGTCTCCTCGGCGTCGTGGTCGCTCTGGCCGCCGTCGTCGTCTACCTGGCGGTCTACATCGTCAGCCCCACCCAGCAGGCCCTGGTCCTGCAGTTCGGCAAGGTGATCTCGGCCACGCAGCAGCCGGGCCTGCACTTCAAGCTGCCGCTGGTGCAGAACGTCATCTACATCGACAAGCGGATCCTCGACCTGAACATGCCGCCGCTGGAAGCCATCGCCTCGGACAAGAAGCGTCTGATGGTCGATGCCTTTGCCCGCTACCGCATCTCCGATCCGGTGCTGTTCTTCCAGCGCGTCAACAACGTCAACGCGGCCAACCAGCGCCTGTCGACGCTGCTGCAGTCGTCGCTGCGGTCGGAACTCGGCAAGGCGACCTTCACCGCGGTGGTGCGTGACAACCGCACCGGCATCATGGAAAGCATCCGCCGGGATGTCAGCGCCAGCGCGGCCGAACTCGGCCTCGAGGTGGTTGACGTGAAGATCCGCCGCGCGGATCTGCCGGAAGCCAACAGCCAGGCGGTGTTCCAGCGCATGCAGACCGAGCGTCAGCGCGAGGCAACCGAAATCCGCGCCCAGGGTGAGGAACAGGCCCGCCGTATCCGCTCGCGTGCGGATCGCGATGCCACGGTCCTGATCGCAGAGGCCCGCCGTGACGCGGAAATCATCCGCGGTGACGGCGATGCCGAGCGCAACCGCATCTTCGCGGAAGCCTTCAGCGTCGATCCGGACTTCTTCGCCTTCTACCGCTCGATGCAGGCGTATGAAGCGGGTCTGCGGTCCGGCGAGACCAGCCTGGTGCTGTCGCCCGACTCCAGCTTCTTCCGCTACTTCAACGATCCGGCAGGCGCGGGTCGTCCGGCAGCTGCCGCTGCTCAATGA
- a CDS encoding DUF2065 domain-containing protein — protein sequence MTDLLVALGLALALEGTLYALAPDAMKTMMRRVLDLPEQTLRATGLAALCAGVFLVWMIRG from the coding sequence ATGACCGACCTGCTGGTCGCACTCGGACTGGCGCTGGCGCTGGAGGGAACCCTCTACGCGCTGGCGCCAGACGCCATGAAGACCATGATGCGGCGGGTGCTCGACCTGCCCGAACAGACCCTCCGGGCCACCGGCCTCGCTGCGCTGTGCGCGGGCGTCTTTCTCGTGTGGATGATCCGGGGCTGA